The Cryptococcus neoformans var. neoformans B-3501A chromosome 7, whole genome shotgun sequence genome window below encodes:
- a CDS encoding hypothetical protein (HMMPfam hit to BRO1, BRO1-like domain, score: 90.0, E(): 6e-24): MSNFLPIPTKAATPLPSFAKHLLDYISAHFRDTHSEAFRKDVDVLVGMRKDWVEAKLEAHPEIIRAFMRYHAQLAFLSTKFPSDINLPFAYYLPFPATFSLSPDAPISLSSLTFERACVLFNMTALYASMAAAERRAEAEGIKRALGYLTVVHQAAAGVLEYLITSVLPTLRSELSSPQAAGYDMTESFLGTLKEFVLAEAQECYWQQAVLQGTYKNGLIGKLSMKVSEYYKAALASMNGTDYPSSSYFPLNWTAHMNVKQMHFEAAAQFRLSQEDLEKSRYGEEIGRLKVAESLAKKGLDAARKGVADSVVSDLKQLHAAIKSSLERAVRDNDLVYVQPIPPANQLAPIVGVGMVKVNVPAEVAEPVAWLMGGKAGMEPLFSGLVPYGVHLALSIYDDRKDTLVRDLDGKREELDGLAASTLQSLNLPGSIQALDRPVGLPPSLLKKSEEVASSGGIERIRSLLDEVNRLAHANVQSLNEAMDILDQEATENESLIARQPELQQTRQPSHVANQPLIQMAEQYEATIKQAGGSDATVRAKWEEWARLVGILAAGEMEMEDYVPGTTSPSGSLPPSVRPLRASLEELDDRIAHRARLVREARQISAADDIRPEVLKEAAKLAHGGSGDVKTEWFEDLFEKGLEKYMGVKREMDEEVAKHDELLEQIRTQNESFLSERKDDPIIKERERRLQDMDLAYWKWREIVDNAEEGIKFYNSFAEMLHGFKAACGQFLNTRRIDVGQMTTQFQQQMNVSEPQQQPEPRYQSPSPQSFQPSFSPSPSHFQPSAPSSFSSSPVRSPAPSAPARRESPPKTLSFLPHPSSSAWQPASVDFLPPPPPPPILRSGGIQSQPKVAPPVTPSITAIRDQTQGTPRRMTRAAAAAAERDEATERNKYSSGGPRRKGGGVV, encoded by the exons ATG TCAAATTTCCTTCCGATCCCCACGAAGGCAGccactcctcttccttctttcgccAAACATCTTCTGGATTACATTTCAGCTCACTTCAGAGATACCCATTCGGAAGCATTCAGGAAAGATGTGGATGTTCTTGTGGGAATGAGGAAAGACTGGGTGGAGGCTAAACTTGAAGCGCATCCTGAGATTATAAGAGCATTCATGAG ATATCATGCGCAGCTGGCATTCCTCTCCACGAAGTTCCCTTCCGATATCAATCTTCCCTTCGCCTACtatcttcctttcccagCTACATTTTCCCTCAGTCCAGACGCACCTATATCGCTTTCCTCTCTGACGTTCGAGAGAGCATGTGTTCTGTTTAACATGACGGCACTTTATGCTTCTATGGCCGCGgctgaaagaagagcagaagcagaagggATTAAAAGAGCTTTGGGTTATCTCACT GTCGTTCATCAGGCAGCAGCAGGTGTTCTCGAATACCTTATCACCTCTGTTCTTCCTACCCTTCGATCTGAACTCTCATCGCCTCAAGCTGCAGGATATGATATGACGGAATCATTCCTCGGCACTCTCAAGGAATTCGTGCTTGCTGAGGCTCAGGAGTGCTATTGGCAGCAGGCTGTCCTCC AGGGAACCTACAAGAATGGTCTGATTGGGAAGCTTTCAATGAAGGTGTCGGAATACTACAAGGCTGCTTTGGCTTCCATGAATGGGACGGATTACCCTTCGTCTTCCTATTTCCCTTTG AATTGGACGGCACACATGAATGTCAAGCAAATGCATTTTGAGGCTGCTGCTCAATTTCGTTTAAGCCAAGAAGACCTTGAGAAAAGCCGGTacggagaagagattggGAGGTTAAAGGTGGCCGAAAGCTTGGCGAAGAAAGGTTTGGATGCTGCTCGGAAAGGCGTGGCCGACTCTGTCGTTTCGGATTTGAAG CAACTTCACGCAGCGATCAAGTCTTCACTTGAACGTGCTGTCAGAGACAACGACCTTGTCTACGTTCAGCCTATTCCCCCGGCCAACCAGCTCGCCCCGATCGTCGGCGTGGGAATGGTTAAAGTCAATGTACCTGCGGAAGTCGCCGAGCCAGTGGCTTGGTTGATGGGTGGAAAGGCTGGAATGGAGCCTCTCTTCAGCGGTCTGGTGCCGTATGGAGTACACCTAGCTCTCA GTATCTACGATGATAGAAAGGATACTCTTGTGAGAGATTTGGATGGCAAGCGAGAGGAGCTTGATGGTCTCGCCGCCAG CACTTTACAATCGCTTAACCTCCCTGGCTCGATACAAGCACTGGATCGGCCTGTTGGactccctccttctctcctcaaGAAATCCGAGGAGGTCGCCTCTTCCGGCGGCATCGAACGAATCCGCTCCCTTCTCGACGAAGTCAACCGCCTTGCTCACGCCAATGTGCAAAGCCTAAACGAAGCTATGGATATCCTTGACCAAGAAGCTACCGAAAACGAGTCACTGATTGCCCGTCAACCTGAGCTTCAGCAGACTAGACAGCCATCGCACGTTGCCAATCAGCCTTTGATCCAAATGGCGGAGCAGTATGAGGCGACGATCAAACAAGCTGGTGGGAGCGACGCAACTGTAAGGGCAAAGTGGGAAGAGTGGGCACGTTTGGTTGGGATCCTTGCTGCcggagagatggagatggaggattATGTTCCAGGGACAACATCTCCATCCGGATCGCTCCCTCCGTCAGTAAGGCCTTTGCGAGCAAGTTTGGAAGAGCTCGACGATCGCATCGCACACCGAGCCCGGCTTGTACGGGAAGCTCGACAGATATCGGCTGCCGATGATATCCGTCCAGAGGTCCTGAAGGAGGCGGCGAAGCTTGCCCATGGTGGAAGCGGAGATGTCAAGACTGAATGGTTTGAGGATCTGTTCGAAAAAGGCCTTGAAAAGTATATGGGAgtgaagagagagatggatgaagaagtcgcGAAGCATGACGAGCTGTTAGAGCAGATTCGC ACGCAAAACGAAAGTTTCCTTTCGGAGCGCAAGGATGACCCTATCATCAAGGAGCGCGAGAGAAGACTGCAGGATATGGATCTTGCGTATTGGAAATGGAGGGAGATTGTGGATAACGCTGAGGAAGGGATCAAATTCTATAACAGTTTTGCGGAGATGCTCCATGGTTTCAAAGCCGCTTGCGGGCAATTCCTCAATACTAGGCGAATTGATGTCGG ACAAATGACGACACAATTCCAACAACAAATGAACGTTTCTGAACCTCAGCAACAACCTGAACCGAGGTATCAGTCACCCTCGCCTCAATCATTCcaaccctccttctcaccGTCTCCTTCACACTTCCAGCCCTCCgctccatcttccttttcatcatctcccgTGCGTTCACCAGCCCCTTCAGCACCTGCTCGCCGTGAATCCCCGCCCAAGaccctctctttccttcctcacccatcatcatcggcctGGCAACCGGCCTCCGTtgattttcttcctcctcctccaccccctCCCATTCTTCGTTCTGGCGGTATCCAGTCTCAACCTAAGGTTGCACCGCCTGTGACACCTTCCATCACCGCTATTCGAGATCAAACACAAGGGACGCCGAGAAGAATGACAAGAGCAGCTGCTGCGGCCGCGGAGAGGGATGAAGCCACAGAGAGAAATAAGTATAGTTCGGGTGGACCGAGGCGAAAGGGGGGTGGTGTTGTATGA
- a CDS encoding hypothetical protein (HMMPfam hit to MOZ_SAS, MOZ/SAS family, score: 335.8, E(): 5.9e-98; HMMPfam hit to PHD, PHD-finger, score: 80.5, E(): 4.4e-21) has product MQTPAHHGHRLHGHGAVIREDFCSFCGGTDAINKQGVQETMVSCAACGRSGHPTCLNMLTPKLRKRVMMYDWHCIECKTCEQCAIKGDDSRLMFCDTCDRGWHSYCLNPPLAKPPKGSWHCPKCLSPPAVSSGSISNPRSATRPSKLHPRPSKPGKARPANTPNTSNNRRRPKQSLAGDDALFTSHRIKVKVPNPNYQYRDSEEGRGTPMIVRLKVPKRPVEEEPEEKKIPYGGVITGDDADTTRTKITEADKEAYQMAKNAAEKQLGGPVPTRETPGPGSPLPMASPSGKTTPSSKFPATSRPLRDRLLHQTLPDAHPFPSTPGTTQEVVPWTGSARLEKIKTIRFGPYDINTWYSAPYPEEYAYVPDGRLWLCEFCLKYMKSGFAATRHRLKCKSRHPPGDEIYREGAVSVFEVDGRKNKIYCQNLCLLAKMFLDHKTLYYDVEPFLFYVMTEVDELGARFVGYFSKEKRSMDNNVSCIMTLPVRQRKGWGQLLIDFSYLLSKKEGRTGSPEKPLSGLGAVSYKSYWRLTVFKYLLNAISPSFNHTLELPPVPDATPGPTSELDFNSNTETKPTPPRITSKDISKATSMTLEDIFTTLSAEGMINVLDDLTVDAIGKTPNSARTRGRSRGRPNVNRRKADLNGSGTLDPQIHQDEDDHVKLPKRYEILLDKAYLQAVVEKHEKKGYLKLAPERLKYHPFLVARQTEEPESGGKKEDENEENGNEKDKEREDESENGVVRFVDSIAEAAHIIAQSHAHFHPVPSSTISRTSHHPVYPTPTPNHNSIPNRNTTSPARNLRKRKSDVVLETPVRKLRSRDNIREGMGTSPRTLRMRNAVALGEGIAEGEEENQGLSKLNQLPVKPVTQFADGEIPIDPALLEESITLDPSMYGSVGEEVYDNDAEGEEYIGEDDDAEGEEYIGEEEDAEGEADEEYIDYDV; this is encoded by the exons ATGCAGACCCCAGCGCATCATGGCCACCGACTACATGGCCACGGGGCAGTCATCAGAGAGGACTTCTGTAGCTTCTGCGGAGGTACAGACGCCATTAACAAGCAAGGCGTCCAGGAAACCATGGTCAGCTGCGCGGCCTGTGGACGGAGTGGCCATCCGACATGCCTGAACATGCTTACTCCAAAGCTCAGGAAGCGGGTAATGATGTATGACTGGCACTGTATAGAGTGCAAGACGTGTGAGCAGTGTGCAATCAAAGGTGACGAT TCGCGGTTGATGTTCTGCGATACATGTGATCGTGGATGGCATAGCTACTGCCTGAACCC GCCACTGGCAAAACCACCAAAAG GTTCATGGCATTGTCCAAAATGTTTATCACCACCTGCAGTCTCATCAGGATCTATTAGCAACCCCAGATCAGCTACCCGACCCTCAAAGTTACACCCACGCCCTTCAAAACCAGGCAAAGCTCGACCAGCCAACACTCCCAACACCTCTAATAATCGTCGTCGGCCAAAACAATCATTAGCAGGAGACGATGCCTTGTTTACTAGCCACCGTATCAAAGTCAAGGTACCGAATCCTAATTATCAATACAGGGAttcagaagaaggaagaggaacaCCTATGATTGTACGACTGAAAGTACCCAAAAGACcagtcgaagaagagccggaagaaaagaaaatacCGTATGGAGGGGTCATAACAGGTGACGACGCAGATACTACTCGGACAAAGATAACAGAAGCAGATAAGGAAGCGTACCAGATGGCAAAGAATGCAGCAGAAAAGCAACTCGGTGGTCCTGTCCCTACAAGGGAAACGCCAGGGCCCGGCTCACCTCTGCCCATGGCATCACCTAGCGGTAAAACtacaccttcttcaaagttCCCAGCCACAAGCAGACCTCTCCGAGACCGACTACTCCACCAAACCTTACCCGACGCGCACCCATTCCCTTCCACACCAGGCACAACGCAAGAAGTGGTTCCTTGGACAGGGAGCGCAAGATTAGAGAAAATCAAAACTATTAGGTTTGGGCCGTATGATATCAACACATGGTACTCTGCGCCATATCCCGAAGAGTATGCATATGTGCCGGATGGGAGGTTGTGGTTGTGCGAGTTTTGTTTAAAGTATATGAAAAGCGGATTTGCTGCGACGCGGCATAGG TTGAAATGCAAATCAAGACATCCGCCGGGAGATGAGATCTATCGCGAAGGTGCTGTCTCAGTTTTTGAAGTGGATGGACGCAAAAACAAG ATCTACTGTCAAAATCTTTGTCTTCTCGCCAAGATGTTTCTCGATCACAAAACGCTCTATTACGACGTCGAACCGTTTCTTTTCTATGTCATGACCGAAGTCGATGAATTAGGCGCTCGATTTGTCGGATATTTTTcaaaggagaagcggaGTATGGACAACAACGTTAGTTGTATCATGACCCTGCCGGTGCGACAACGTAAAGGATGGGGTCAGCTTTTGATTGATTTCA GTTATCTCCTAtcgaagaaagaaggacgaaCAGGTTCGCCTGAAAAACCACTTTCTGGCCTAGGAGCCGTCTCATACAAATCCTACTGGCGTCTCACTGTTTTCAAATACCTCCTCAACGccatctctccatctttcaaCCATACTCTCGAACTACCCCCCGTCCCAGACGCCACACCTGGTCCTACATCCGAATTGGACTTCAACTCTAACACAGAAACCAAACCCACTCCTCCTCGCATAACATCCAAAGACATATCCAAAGCTACTAGCATGACGCTAGAAGATATTTTCACCACGCTATCTGCTGAAGGAATGATCAATGTTCTGGATGACCTGACGGTCGATGCGATAGGGAAAACACCAAACAGTGCTCGAACAAGAGGTCGGAGCCGGGGTCGTCCGAATGTAAATCGTCGCAAGGCAGATTTGAATGGCTCAGGTACGCTTGATCCCCAAATACAtcaggatgaagacgatCATGTCAAGCTACCAAAACGGTATGAGATTTTGCTGGATAAAGCGTATCTTCAAGCGGTGGTGGAGAAACATGAGAAAAAGGGGTACTTGAAGCTTGCACCGGAGAGATTGAAGTATCACCCATTCTTGGTTGCTAGACAGACTGAGGAACCGGAGAGTggtggaaagaaagaggatgagaacgAGGAAAATGGGAATGAAAAAGAtaaggaaagggaggatgagagcgaAAATGGAGTCGTGAGGTTTGTGGACTCAATTGCCGAAGCAGCGCATATCATCGCCCAATCGCACGCGCATTTTCATCCTGTTCCATCCTCTACAATATCCCGCACATCGCATCATCCCGTCTATCCTACACCAACCCCGAATCACAACTCGATCCCCAATCGCAATACTACATCACCCGCGAGAAATTTGCGTAAACGCAAGTCTGATGTTGTGCTCGAAACACCCGTGAGAAAGTTGAGAAGTCGGGATAACATTCGAGAAGGAATGGGAACGTCGCCGAGGACATTGCGTATGAGGAATGCTGTGGCGCTGGGCGAAGGAATTGcagagggggaagaggaaaacCAAGGGCTTTCCAAGTTGAATCAATTACCTGTCAAGCCTGTTACCCAATTCGCTGATGGCGAGATTCCTATCGACCCAGCGCTTCTCGAAGAAAGTATCACTCTTGACCCTAGTATGTATGGTAGTGTCGGTGAAGAAGTCTACGACAACGATgcagaaggggaagaataTATCGGcgaagatgacgatgcagaaggagaagagtatattggggaagaggaagatgcagaAGGTGAGGCGGATGAGGAGTATATTGACTATGATGTTTGA
- a CDS encoding hypothetical protein (HMMPfam hit to WD40, WD domain, G-beta repeat, score: 174.6, E(): 2e-49) encodes MSVRKSPPTAGPGMALSKRARVEDEADENTMVMTVASSGEGQRKNALIRSVKRTSSLEAPIVSLSAAHGGEITACVFDPSGQTLAASSVDRSISLWKSYPPHDNYGILPNVHKTAILDIAYSLDSETIYSGAADGTLISTDLRTGERISRYSAHYGPLNSISVTISGGRELVLTGGDDGIARVWDFALDGKDPVAEFDDERDCPVTAVEWSSDGNQCFVGGVDNTIKVWDLRTNKVLYTLHGHTDTIVSLSLSPNGHYLASYALDSALIIYDVRPFSSDPMRVYRSLTGAPAGFEQTLIRCAWTRHDGGQRIAAGGGDRTVTVWEVETGKVLYKLPGHKGTVTGVDFHPREPIILTGSKDTNMLLGELDAQDFS; translated from the exons ATGTCCGTCAGGAAGTCGCCACCGACAGCAGGCCCAGGAATGGCCCTCTCGAAACGTGCTCgagtggaggatgaggccgACGAAAACACCATGGTCATGACCGTTGCTTCTTCAGGAGAAGGACAGCGGAAAAACGCTTTGATAAGGAGTGTCAAGAGGACGAGTAGTCTTGAAGCGCCTATCGTGTCATTGTCGGCTGCTCATGGT GGCGAGATTACGGCTTGTGTGTTTGACCCTTCAGGACAGACTCTTGCGGCTAGTTCGGTGGACCGCAGTATTT CTTTGTGGAAGTCCTATCCCCCACACGACAACTACGGTATCCTTCCAAACGTCCATAAGACCGCTATCCTTGATATCGCCTATTCCCTCGACTCTGAAACTATCTACTCT GGTGCTGCAGACGGCACTCTCATATCTACTGACTTACGTACCGGTGAACGCATTTCCCGCTACTCTGCACACTATGGCCCCTTAAACTCTATATCCGTCACCATCTCTGGCGGTCGAGAGCTCGTGTTGACaggtggtgatgatgggatTGCTCGTGTCTGGGATTTTGCATTGGATGGGAAAGACCCTGTGGCAGAgtttgatgatgagcgaGATTGTCCAGTGACAGCTGTGGAATGGAGTTCAGACGGGAACCAGTGTTTCGTTGGTGGAGTTGACAACACCATCAAG GTATGGGACCTTCGAACGAACAAAGTTCTCTACACGCTTCACGGCCACACCGATACCATtgtttccctttctctctcgccTAACGGCCATTACCTCGCCTCCTATGCTCTCGATTctgctctcatcatctacGACGTCCGACCCTTTTCTTCCGACCCCATGCGCGTGTACAGATCTCTCACCGGCGCACCAGCAGGTTTTGAGCAAACCCTCATACGATGTGCGTGGACAAGACATGATGGCGGACAAAGAATAGCGgcaggaggtggagatAGGACCGTTACTGTTTGGGAAGTTGAGACGGGCAAGGTGCTGTACAAGCTTCCGGGGCATAAGGGAACTGTGACTGGCGTGGATTTCCATCCTAG AGAACCAATCATCTTGACAGGATCAAAAGATACAAACATGTTACTTGGCGAGCTGGATGCTCAAGACTTCTCATAG
- a CDS encoding hypothetical protein (Match to EST gb|CF188927.1|CF188927), giving the protein MWWLFPPDKLGRVKDENGELIFDVRHLEEEGGAIKVIQEEGEIIFVPSGWHHQVVNLDFCISINHNFFASPTLPHIYRTLCISQDRVEDSIADVKGMIIERLGAKDDQWEKEWFQEVQNLLEMDAGWGWRGFWETIMKNLKCPPSVNAPTVSQRDDWIGGVIKQYKERREWVVLESVRTIVEDIESRIV; this is encoded by the exons ATGTGGTGGCTTTTCCCCCCTGACAAGTTGGGTCGGGTCaaagatgaaaatggagaGTTGATATTCGATGTGAGACATttagaagaagaaggaggggcGATAAAAGTTATTCAAGAG GAGGGTGAAATAATATTCGTCCCTTCCGGGTGGCATCATCAAGTCGTCAACCTTGACTTT TGCATATCGATCAACCACAATTTTTTTGCGTCACCCACCCTGCCGCACATTTACCGAACTCTTTGTATCTCTCAAGATCGCGTAGAGGACTCAATAGCAGACGTCAAGGGCATGATCATTGAACGACTAGGCGCGAAAGATGATcagtgggagaaggagtggTTTCAGGAAGTGCAGAACTTGTTGGAAATGGATGCAGGATGGGGCTGGAGAGGGTTCTGGGAGACTATAATGAAGAATCTTAAG TGTCCACCATCTGTCAATGCTCCAACTGTCTCACAACGAGATGACTGGATTGGAGGAGTGATCAAGCAATacaaggaaagaagggaatgGGTCGTACTAGAAAGTGTTAGAACAATAGTGGAGGATATTGAGAGTCGGATAGTGTAA